Proteins from a single region of Candidatus Cloacimonadota bacterium:
- a CDS encoding NusG domain II-containing protein gives MYRKLREHLSLADFILILTVLLAIGISWATVSKKEERLYVYIQKDELAVGVFPLDKDRVIRIDEHNTVEIKDGKVGMTEADCPDKRCVKQGFGDKLPIVCLPNRVVVEIRPLQAPRRLIVQ, from the coding sequence ATGTATCGAAAACTGCGTGAACACCTGAGTTTGGCGGATTTTATCCTTATCCTGACAGTTTTGCTCGCCATAGGGATTAGCTGGGCTACGGTCAGCAAAAAAGAAGAGCGGCTCTACGTTTACATCCAAAAAGATGAGCTGGCGGTGGGTGTGTTTCCTCTGGATAAAGACCGCGTGATTCGCATCGACGAACACAATACGGTTGAAATCAAGGATGGAAAAGTGGGCATGACGGAAGCTGACTGTCCCGACAAACGCTGTGTTAAACAAGGTTTTGGAGATAAACTGCCCATCGTTTGCCTGCCCAACCGTGTGGTGGTGGAAATCCGTCCTCTGCAGGCGCCACGCAGGCTGATAGTCCAGTGA
- the amrS gene encoding AmmeMemoRadiSam system radical SAM enzyme has protein sequence MRECMHYQKLEGMGVRCVLCPHLCLLKVGEIGLCRGRQNQDGKLIAVNYGKSIGLAVDPIEKKPLYHFRPGTSILSLGPNSCNLNCFYCQNYNSSQQESPTMDISPRQLRDLIRERGLTPQVAFTYTEPLTWFEYIYDFAQIAPEVDIVLVSNGFINPEPLEQLLPFVKAMNIDLKFMRDQFYKEHCGASLDVTLRTIKKAHTRGVHLELTNLLIPGLNDSEEDILDLVKFVGDLDRRIPLHFSAYHPAYKSQIPATPITTVLKACRMASDFLDYVYAGNIGVNDFSATKCPGCGKEIITTSRRAVGLDGAFCKNCGHKINGVF, from the coding sequence ATTCGCGAATGCATGCACTATCAAAAACTTGAAGGGATGGGGGTTCGATGTGTTTTGTGTCCACACCTTTGCCTGTTGAAGGTGGGGGAGATTGGTCTTTGCCGCGGACGCCAAAATCAAGATGGAAAGCTGATTGCCGTTAATTATGGAAAAAGTATTGGCTTGGCTGTCGATCCCATCGAAAAGAAACCACTTTATCACTTCCGACCCGGAACGTCCATACTTTCCTTGGGACCCAATTCCTGCAATCTGAACTGTTTTTATTGTCAGAACTATAACAGCAGCCAGCAAGAAAGTCCAACCATGGATATCAGCCCGCGCCAACTGCGGGATTTGATTCGGGAACGGGGTCTGACACCGCAAGTGGCGTTCACATATACTGAACCTCTCACCTGGTTTGAATATATTTACGATTTTGCCCAAATCGCGCCTGAGGTGGACATCGTTTTGGTGAGCAATGGATTTATCAATCCTGAGCCGCTGGAGCAGCTTTTGCCATTTGTGAAAGCCATGAATATCGATCTCAAATTCATGCGCGATCAATTTTACAAAGAACACTGTGGAGCCTCTCTGGATGTGACTTTGCGAACCATCAAAAAAGCCCATACGCGAGGGGTGCATCTGGAACTCACCAACCTTCTCATTCCGGGTTTGAACGATTCTGAGGAAGATATTTTGGATTTGGTGAAGTTTGTTGGTGATCTGGACAGACGAATTCCATTGCATTTTTCCGCCTACCATCCGGCTTATAAATCCCAAATCCCCGCAACGCCGATTACAACAGTTTTGAAAGCCTGCAGAATGGCAAGCGATTTCCTGGATTATGTCTATGCGGGAAACATTGGTGTCAATGATTTTAGCGCCACAAAATGTCCCGGCTGTGGTAAGGAAATTATCACTACAAGCCGCAGAGCTGTGGGTTTGGATGGCGCATTTTGCAAAAACTGCGGTCATAAAATCAATGGTGTATTCTGA